acccactcCTAGCCTAAAGCCTACAACTCCTTGTTTGAAAATCTGAATTGCCACTGATAACGAGTGTGGTTATGTCCTCAGTTTTGAGTTTCCTTTGTATGCAGGTGCATGGGAACTGTTTCAGTGTGGTGTGATTCCATGATGCAAGGGAGCACATGTGAAAAATGCAACTATATGAGCCTCTCCCATGTAACTGGCATCCTTCCAGAGGAAAATATACTGATAAAAAGGAATCCTTATTCAAGCAGCTTCACTGAAGTGGTGACATTATTCACACATGCTCCCTTTCAGCATGGTATCACATCATGTGGAATTTGTTCTCTCCCTGCTCCTTCTGAAGGAGGCTTAAACGTGAGGCCTAAAAGGCACTGAAACGATGGCAATTCAACAGAAAAGAACAGATTAACAGTGTTTGCTGGGATACTGTCTTCCACGATATTTTTTCTATAGAAGTATGAGACTTTTCCCATCACTCAATCCTGTACCACAACAAAGGGAAAACTCCAAAACTGGACTACACCAAACTCTGATATGGCATCAAGGAAGAAACAGAGAAATAATGCTGATCTCTACAGTAATCTTGAGGTTTTCCTCTCCCCAAAAAGCTAGTTATTTCCAGAGGAAAAGATCTGTAGAAACTGGAGCTTGCTCTATAAAGCCTAGTCCAGAACAAGGGTTTGAGCAGGATGGGAGAAAAAGATACAGGCAAAAAGAGAACACAGCAGAGGCTGATGTAAGGTCACAAGAACCTTTCCCCCCACATTCTTAATTTCATTCTAGAGACAAGATTTCTTATGGCCAGGACCTTGGTGTGCAAAGCTCAAGGTCAAGCTACTGCTATCTAGATTTTCGCATGTTGATAAGATAGTAGCAGGATTCCTTAGCCCGGTTGCAAGGCACAATGCTACACACAGAGAAAGAccattgtgtgtatatatgtgtctaCTTCAAATTAGGGATGTGGAAAACCCCTTTGAGCAATTTCTCAGGTGTGATTAAAATTTTCCCAAGTTCACTTCAGGCAAACATTTGGTGGCACTCGGTTGACCAGAATATCTCAGGAACAGTGTTGGTCTAGAAAAACCTGCCTGGACATTGGTTCCACTTCAGAAGCTCTCCTTCATGTCCTGCTGCTGTTTAAGAAACCCAGTAGAGGACCATCTTGGTTGTGAAGCCCAGGACATAAAATGGTCTTCCAAGGTAATTATACCTGGTCCCCTCACTGCCCATTTTTAAGCAGATGAGGATGGTTTTATTTAAGAGGGCCCTTTTAAAatctggattttattgtgtattctgctgctgctgcttgtaacTTTGTTATCAGGTTGTAATTGAGCTTGTTTTGTGTTATACTGATTTTATACAAGCTGCCTTGTATACTCAACAGCGAGCATGTATATGCATTTTAAGTACAATGAACAATCACTAACTAATTTGTCCTGATCCTCTATATGGGAGGTGAAGTTTCTCAAGCCTTCTGCCCCATCAAGAAGAAAATCActtcaatttgggggggggggggcagtggggAAGTAGTGGCTATACTGTCCTACCATTCTCATACACTCATACACAGTGTAAGTTAGATATTGGGAAAACTGCAGTTTAACAGCTTCTACACTGTATCTTACATTTGACTGCAGACTTGCAGTGGCAGAATCATCTGACATTTGCAGTGGTGGAGCAGATGGAACGTTCTCAGAAGCAGGTACTTCATTTGTGTTGCCCAGTGCCAAGTTGCTTTTCTCAGCGTTCCCAGGCAACTCATTTTTTGATACAGTACTTAGCTGTCCCCTCTGACTCTCACTGGTACCAAACAGCTGTAAAGAAACAACACTTTTAATAGATGGCTGTCAATTTCTTAGGCAAgctattgttttgtttatttatttattatttgatttataccctgcccttcctcccggcgtTAGGAATGCTCAAGTGTgcatgtgcaatcctatgcatgcttactcagaaaaaCATCCGCAATAcctggaccacaatacctggtggaacgcctctcccaatatgaacctacccgtacactgcactcaacatctaaggccctcctccgggtgccatcccatcgagaagcccggagggttgtgactagaactagggccttttcggtagtggcccccgaactgtggaatagtctccccgatgagatacgcctggcaccaacgctgctatcctttcggcgccaggtgaaacctttttatactcccaggcattttaaagtgtattttaaattgtattttatagtgtattttatcagtattttcattattgttgtattttgacattgttggttctttgttattgtttgttttgatctttgattttgttatacttattgtatttatatattgtgcttgttttatctcttatgtacaccgcccagagagccttgttggcttagggcggtatataaattaaataaaataaataaattaaataaataaatcccacagtCCAGGGAAATTTATCCCCACATAAGCTGTATAGtaggggtggctaatctgtggcccaacagatgatgttggactctaactctctTGAGCCCCCGCCatgatggccaatagtcagggatgatgggagctgtagtccagcaacatcaggaagcTTCAGATTAGCCATGCCTGGGATACAGGATTCCAACCTAAGCACTGGAACATTAGAATGTTTTACCAATTCAGACAAAGGTCCGTTTAGTCTGGCATTCTGTTTCAAACAGCAGTTAGCCAGATGTTTCTGGGAGCTGAGACTCTGTTTAAATGTAAGATTgtgtgcacttttaaaaaaaacccttacttATGCAGAATTCCATGCACTCAGTAAAACACAAACAGGGTTACTGATACTTGTATGGGCAATATCAGCTAGCCAGCTTAGCATATTACTGCGTTGCAGATCCATAGATTGTGAATGTACACAAAGACATAAATGATCCACTTTATATGTGGCACAcagagatattttatttatttattatttgatctatatcccacccttcctcccagtaggagcccagggtggcagatatctttttaaaaaacagtgttgTATTTACATTGAACCATGACGATGGTCAACTCTTGTCTGTACCACATCAGCAAAGGTACTAAGAACTGGACACAGAGATTTCATTTAGCTTTTCCCCCCCTTggatttacattttaattattttattgctaCTATAAATCACCCTGGGTATATAACTGAAGGGAAGTACAATAATATTTAGAGTGAATAAATAAGTTATCATTCGTTATTGCTGTAGTGACAAGCATCCTCTATGAATTTAAGTGTTGCTgggttttagttttagttttaaacTAAGCTAGCAACCATTTGCCACCCTGTACTCCTATAGGGAGGAAGACAAGCCACAAGCCTTGCTTTGGATgacacgctaagccaaaccatggcttagctcacaatAACTAAGCAGCAACAGGACCAGAGGAGCAAAATGAAAGCCTGCACACTAATGCATtcccactaagccatggtttggcttaatgttatGTGTGAACTGGGTCACAGCATGTTTCAAAGTAGGGTCATATATGAACTGGATCACTGTTGTCTGTGTGTACATTAGCATACTAGAGATGTGTGACTCAGGTATGGCAATACTGCAGGCATGCAAGCATAAACAAACCAGTTTATGATACACCGAGAACATGAAACCCTGCCTAGGAAAGGGTTTCAAAAGTAAGTTCTTTATTTCCATAATACCCTGAcctggattttttgttttgttttattcatGCTTTTTCTTTAATGATAGAGACTGCATATCCCCCTCCTGGGTATTAAAGCTGCAGtttgatggatttttttttaaaatggggttATAACTCACCAATGGGATTACCAGATGCAAGAGAGAACTGAGCACAATGTCCTGCTTGACATGTCTCACAATGACCACAACTTACAGCCGTGCCCAACCAAAATATGAGGGAGAGAGATGGCTAAGCATATCAGTTATGTTTTTATAATAAGGAATGACATATATGGACACTTACCAAACAATCTTTAGAATCTTTTTCTTgaccagggatggggggggggagagagagagagaggtttttatACATGAGTGCATTAGATTATAATATAGGGAGTTCAAAACATATCTAGAAAGCCATTGTAATTAAAATGGACATGACTCTCAGGTTCTTTTCACTCTTACAGTTTTATGATTAACTCTGTTCTTTTGACAAGTACAGTTCTCTGTTCATGTACTATATACATGATACTGAATCCTCCCTTTGAAAAACCATGCCTATATTCTGAAATAACTTAAACGTTTGTATGTCACATCAGGATCACAACCTTATGGAGTATATCATGGAATTATATTTGACACATTCCAGTTCTTAATCTAAAGCCTCTCACATGAAGAACACATTCCAGTTTCTGATGCTGGTTTGTTGTGTTGTTTTTGTAACCCTTCCATTTATAAGTTGTGTCTGCACATCACGGGAAACCATACTTAATGATTTACTACAAAATGTTGCAGATGGCTCCCGCATCATTCCTCCAACAGTGCAGGAGCAACAAACCACTATAtccctggcttagtgttacatccaacCTAGAGATCATTTGTTTGTTTCTCTCTTTAGTTTAAGCAAAACGTACCACAGTTCCTAGTCTTAATGCAATACAATCGTGGTTAGTTGTTCCCACTCACACCATTGGAAGAGCAAAGTGGGAGCAATATCTACATTCACTGTGGCTTACCATGATGTGCAGCCACAGAATAGATCTGTTTTTAAACACCATTTTCTGAGGCAATTATTTTTTCATAGGTAAGAAGCCACTTGCTCTCTCAACCATTGCCCATCTCAGTTTATAAGATAGAACAGGGAgggactgactgggtgggtccaggaagTGGTTAATAACTTGTCACAGGAAGGGGAGATGCTCACCCACATTTAAGGAAGCGGTAGTTCAACCCCtcctgaaaaggccctccctgaCCCCTGATATATCAAACAACTACAGTCACAAATATTCCTTTTGGGCAAGGTGAGCAAGAGGATAGCGGCAAACCAGCTGCAATTGTGCCTGGACGAagcagattaccttgacccatttttatctaagtatttatttatttttagatttacatcccacccttcctcccagtaggagcccagggtggcaagtagaGTGCCTCAGTAACCTGTGATCTGATAGTTTCCTGGATAGATGGTTGCAACATTCTCTGTGTGGAGCTATTCTTGAAGATGGTCTGAACATTACAGCTAGAGCAGACAGGCCTGCAGCCTGGCTGCTGGCGCGAGCAGCAGGgagggatcatatcactccgatCCTGAAAGTGCTGAACTGCCTTCTGGTGAGGTACCAAGCCCAATTTCAAGAGCTTGCTGTTTGCAGATAGGACCCTAAATGGGACTCAGGTTCCTGAAGGAGCATCTTCCCAGCTACCAACTGACCTGTACATTACGATCAGCAGAACCGATCATTATTTTTGTCTCACCCATGACAGAGGCTAGGTCAATAAAAAGACAGGGCATTCTTGGTGGTGGCACTCCACCTCTGGAACATGCTTTCAAGTGATATTTGGTCTATCCCAGCTGAGCAATATTTAAGAAAAGGCTAAGGACAGTTTTATTTGGTCAGATGTTTGAGCCATGAACTAActattggggtgggtgggtgtgtttccTATAGATACTATCACTACTGCTTATTTTATTCTGTGGCTTTATagaaggttttattattgttgttggccACCCTGTACTCCAGATAGGAGGGTGAGATATATTGTCCCACAAACATTCTGAAAGAGAAATTAgggtatttttaataataatactcCTAACCTGAACATATTTCTCTGAAGTCAAGCCCTGATTCTGATTTTGATTTATAAACATATCTTccttttcatttttgaaaaaacatcaaagtggtttacagagataaaaaacataataaaaatgattaaaaatacaataaaaaacaaggtcAACTACTGAAAAGAGACATCTTTCcaatgcctgcataagcctggcagaacagaaaggtttgcaGCAGGTGTctgaaagttaaaacagaagatatctgctgaatctctattggcagagcattccagagaactggaccGATGACAatgaaggctcgattttgtgttgatgttaaatgagcctcaccaacttgggggatgatGAGAGcccctcctgcagatgatctcagtgactgaactGGGATAGAAGGGTTCAGGAAGTCCCCGAGGTTCCCTGGACCGATGTTGTCAGGACTTTGTagattaatacaaggaccttgaacctggcttggtagtagatgggcagccagtgcagatgatttCACAGTGGTGTCACACATTAtcagccatgtgcccccatcagcaatctgaccactgcattttgcagcagctggaaCTTCTGACCCAGACCTAAGGGtagtcccacacagagtgcatcacagtaatccagcctcaaggttaccaacgcatggactacagaggtcaggctatccctgtccaggaatggttgtagctgTCGAATCAGACAAAGCTgagaaaaggcactcttagccacagaggatacttgagcCTCTAATGACAAACATGAATCAAACAGAACCCCTAATCTACAgacctgcttcttcagagggatTGCGACCCCAACAAGAACAGATAACTTGGCTCTTTCCTGgatatgggaaccacctacccaacgagcctccatcttcccaggattcaagtgcagtttattggccctcatccagatgATGTTAATTCTCAAATAAAATGTGTTTAGGCATGTAGCCTTAATTTCCAGTTTATGATTAAGTTATAATTTGCATATGAAATGTATATTTTCAAGTAACTACATCAGTTTCTCTATTTGTCAGGAGATggctacctcccccccccacacacacactttggtgTCACCTATGATCAGGCCATGTGtctatctagcctagtattgaCTACTTAACTTAAGCAGAGGTCTTTCACCCCACctactacctgatccttttaactggagatgtgagggattgaacctgggatcttctgcatgtcctttgctactgagctatggcccttcctgttTATTGTCTCCTCATTTGTCTTCACCTTAGTTTATTTATCTTTAGAAAGCTAGTTACTGCAAGAGAAAGTCCATTCTGTTCACCAGGAAATTACCTTCTTCCTTTTTAGAGAGACAGTTTCTTCTAGGGCGACAGCAGAAGAAATAAATCAAAACACAAACAAAGCCAACAATGACAATGACAAGCAACGGCAAGCCAATAGTCACAATGGGTGTAGCAGCATCCACAGATTCTGAAAGGCAAGAAAGAATGAAGCACTTTAAAAGCAGCTCACAGTGGCGAGAACCTTTCACTTGTGCTGAAATACTAGTAGAAGGTCCACCCAGCTTGCTTTTGTAACAAAAGCATATCTTGTGCCTCAAATATTAATAGTGGAAAGGGAACCACACAAGAAAAAGATCCTTCCTGGAGAGGCAGGCCATTGTCTTCCATGTGCATAGAGATGTGGGGCTCAACATCTTCCATTGCATAAGTTTATTAATAACAATGAATAGATGCCAATTAAAAAGTAGGTATTAGGCAAGCGCAGGGTTggcagttttaaagtttttagcatTGTTTAccaaacacacaaaaaataaacatgCGAATTAGATCACTCACTAGGGCACCAGAAATTTTCTGATACAAATTACCCTGATTCACACAGGATCATTTTCCAATTCATAATTTTATGGAAAACCCGTATCACTGCAAGTGTATTGAGTGTTCCTGTTCACTATTCTGATCAGCTAACCATACAGTCTTCAACAACACTCAGTTCCATTTCTCTTCTGGTTTTCCACCCTCATCCCCCAGCAATGTAAGCATCGGCACTTGCATCTGAACATCAAAAACAgagggaattatttttaaaaggttgaaACCTACAAAGTCATGTAAAAAGCAAGCTGTAAGAATGGACAGTGGACACTCACAGCTAGAGCTATTGTATAAAATCACATGGTAGGCTCAGTATTTTCATGGCAATTCTAATTCAGGATTTGAAGTTGCGAGAGAGGCAGCTGTTCTGGAAAACATACTATTCATACTATACCTGTAGGAGGTGAGCCACACTTCGCATCTGTAGTGGCATTGCACTTTTGTACAATTATCTGCCCTTCAGGACACCTAGATgttagttttaaaaagaaaaagatgttgACAGATTGTCTAATAGTGTAACCAACTGAGTGCCCTCCCAAGTAATGCAACAGAAACTTGTCTCCTCAGGTAGATGTGCAAGCTCCATAGAAACAAACAGGAATTGTACACAaatgaatttgccactaaaaaCTCTAATGAGAGGTTCATACATTATGGATGACTGATAACTGACAAATATTAAAATTGGATTGTTTTACATTTAACGTACTTTACAAATTCTTAAATTAACATTCCCTtttcttaaaaatatcttaattcAAATTAAACCTGAATATAGGCATCTTAAGCATACATGATTGTATCCagttctagtcctactcagagtagatccactgaaattaattgacatgactagcttgggtccattaatttcagtgggtttactttgagtaggacttggtaCAGCCCATGGTTATACACTTCAAAATTCAATCAGGTTGCAGAATGGAGAAGAGAAGCAGGGCTATTCCATCATTTCTTTGGCCCTCCCTCAACCATCAcccagcagcagccattccatcagactATCTGAATTGTTTGCatcccagctggtcattataagaactctATAACTCTTCAGAACAGATATCTCAGCTTGTTTTGCTCCTCTTCATCCCTTTTCCCTCATCATGTTTTTTAGATTATAAATCTGACGGCAGGAACTGTTAATACTCATCTTTTAAGCAACTCTGAGAGCCTATTCAGCTGAGCAGTGTGACAAAAATGCTGTAATAATTAAAGCAATTAATGATTTTCTACCAAACATATTGTCCTTTTTCAGATGCAGCAGGAAACCATAGTTTCCTGCTAAATGAgccatggggaacctcaggctcattCACTCCTCCACCCCACTTCATTCTCATAGCAGGAAACTATGGTTTCCCATTActtctgaatcagaccattgatatACCAGGGAAAGAAATctatagccttccagatgttgttggactccagttcccatcagccctagccagcatggccaatgatcagggattatggaagctgtaatccaacaacatctacggAGGTCCACAGAGGCGGCTTTTCTATGTAAATAAAAGAGCATGTGAAAATGTTTGTGATCAGGCATTATAAATATGGCAGAACAGATCATATAGGAGATTGCTGTTATAGGCTTGATATAAGGAAAGGCAGGCACTGGCAAGTCAGAGGCACCAGGATCCAGCCCCTGGCTGCAGGAGATGTTGTCCCATATTTCAGAGACAATCATCCACGGTGCACACCCAAGTGTTTGTGTAtacttgtatttttatgttttttcaCTGCTTGAGCTCTGCAGTTCTCAAATTATGATTTTTAAATTTATGGGTAAAGAAATTTAAACAATTGCACATACTTTTTTCAGAACATAAATTAGCTCAAATGgcaacagtaacaaaaataaaataatgaaagcaaATACATAAGATGTACAAGAAATGGGACACGAAAATCCACATcacatacaataaaatcagtgtcaaATATCGACCCATGCGAAAGAAGGTGTGGTCTGGTAAGCACTTTTGATAGTGGAAGAAAACTACAAGTGAAGGTAAACTATAAAGCTAAACAAGGGCTGAAATTAGAAGGCGTAGTATTATATTTTGTGTGTAATCTTCTCAGCAATGAGAAAAAGCACACATTGTCCCAAACCTGTGAAGAACTGAGGGAGGAATTCCACTTTTGAGCTAACCCTACCTTCGTTCCCAACAGTAAATTTGAAACAAGAGTGAATATTTTATCTCTATGAAGCAAAGAcgtaaatttccttttcattttatgAATATTAACTCCTCTGTCCAGTTTCCTACCAGTCCTCGTTTGTGGAATGTTGTGGACTCTTAGTTATCACTAAAAGGTACGCATACAAAGCCACTTCTGCTATGACAAATGTTTTGTTAGCTTCCCACATATTTGGTGGGCAGAAGCAGGAACTCTGCACCAGCATCATTCTGCAGGCAGTGGCCAGGGAAAGGCCATCAGATCTGGCCAGGGTGGATACaaatcactgatttttttttaaatggattcttgaaatttaaatcagattttaagttttttaaaaaatcattaataaaatagTAATTTTTTCTCTTATTCAATTCTATCTTATTACAAACATGGTAAACCTACACTTACAGTCTCATGAAAATGGCTttatcacactcacacacattgaGTTACCTATCAGTCAAACATGGGCATTCACTTCAGTTTTTCATCTGATGAAAATGGCTCTGCCCAGCCTAACTACAAACTCTTGGAAGTGTTCGACTTTTGATTTCTGTTTCTCTGACTAACGTTACAtgtgcaaagacacaggctggatgCGAATGGGGTTGTTGTTGTGAGCTTGTGGTGGTGGAGCGGGACCACACAAAGCAAAGGAATTAGAACatagacaatacagaaaaggagAATTGGAGGCAGAGTAGAAAAGAGCAGTGGAGAGCACTGGAAAGAAAAAAGGGCAGACATTATAGGTCAGACACAGCTGACACTGTCCTGTTTTACTTCAGCATAACTCAGCTTCCCTATGGAACTCCATTCTATACTCATTACACAAAAAACATGCATCTGCAGCTTGACACAGGCAACATTTTGTactatttcctaaattaataaaaatcaagttatctAAACAATTACACAAAGCGTACCCTCCTGTAAAATGCTATATTGAGTTGTAAATTAAAATGTTTCAGTTATCAGATTTGCACCACTGTTTAAGAAATATGTGCAGAACTATAAGGGAAACCTTTATTTAAATCAAGGGTTTCTCTTGGTAACTGTAAATCAACCCACCGTGCATGTGGCGGATTCCTCCACCCAATCCAACCCCTCCTCCCGGCCCAATACAAAGGGGGTGGCGGATCACTCTGCCAATCATTAAATTAACCGATCAGTATGCATCATTGTTTTGGAATTATAAGTAAACCTGATTTTAAAATCCAATGATTTGAAATTGCCTTTTTTCTTGGTGATTTAGATTATGATAGATCACTTTTGATTCAAAGTCAATCCCGAAGTATTCCTGCAGTTTTGCACAACCGAAGGTCTATTGTGTAAGGCAATCACACAAACCCAATCATGTACGTACTTTGTCTTGCACCTGACACATTTCTCACAGCTTGGAGGACAGTAATGGCCATCATTACACTGACATTCAGTGTTACTCTTCACAGTGCAGGGCCTCACCATTCTCTTatcttaaaaaaagagagagagaaaagttgcAAGGTTCTCTAAACTTATCATTGGCAGTTCTCTTTGTACAGAAGCATGAAGTGTATGCAAAGCTGCATGTTCAATACATGAATTTTATAAAACTGCAAAAGACACAAAGCAACACAAAGATTCCCAATGGATGAGCAGCTTGCAGCAGTGAGCACTGGGGTAGGAAAGAACTAGCATTTAAGACGGTTCCACTTCTAGGTCAAGAGTTCAAATCAGGAATgggaacctgcagctctccatatattattggactctaactcccatcaaccccaaccagcatgacatCAAGGATGATGAGCGTTGTAGTCTAGCACTACCTGGAGGTTTTCCCATCTCTGTTTTAAACAGGGAGGTGGGTCCCCTTCAGCAGcctattaaagcaaaacaaaacataattgaTTGGCAGAAGACAGCTGAGCTTTTAGAAAACATATCTTTAAGGAATAGTTTCCAAAATCATATCATACCAGATTTGCATTCATCACAAAGGAAGCATTGTTCAAGTCCATTTGGATGAGCAGTGAAGTCTACTCCTTCGATGCAGGATGCACAAATCCCAGACGTATGTGGAGAGATGCAGCTGTGACCAATGTAAGTACCTATTATATGGGATATCCAAACATTTAAAAGTTAAGAAAGTTTTAATTAAGGTGTTATAAGAATGTGTCCATCTGACTTTAAGTGCCACGCAAATCTTATCGCTTGTCTTAAGGCTACATTTTGAAAGAGGTGTCAATCCTTGAAGAATGCATAAAGCCCAATTCTATGAGTGTTTATTTGGAAGAAAGGCCCACAGCATCCAACAAGATTCACTTCCAGGTCAGTGTACACAGGTTGGCTGCAATCATATATACCTTTAGAAAGTAAGTTCCACAGAACTAG
This DNA window, taken from Rhineura floridana isolate rRhiFlo1 chromosome 2, rRhiFlo1.hap2, whole genome shotgun sequence, encodes the following:
- the LOC133377018 gene encoding tumor necrosis factor receptor superfamily member 10A-like, with translation MAVKLALLLVWLAFSSKVESPPRNLYCSPGEYADSRGHCCKLCPAGTYIGHSCISPHTSGICASCIEGVDFTAHPNGLEQCFLCDECKSDKRMVRPCTVKSNTECQCNDGHYCPPSCEKCVRCKTKCPEGQIIVQKCNATTDAKCGSPPTESVDAATPIVTIGLPLLVIVIVGFVCVLIYFFCCRPRRNCLSKKEEEKDSKDCLLFGTSESQRGQLSTVSKNELPGNAEKSNLALGNTNEVPASENVPSAPPLQMSDDSATASLQSNLQESKKRPVVLVKKSSCPNELSEIYLESNNMVPVDEWNMLMRKSGLTDIAIEKIKCDYLYTDERRHQMLKALQARFGIKDALLHLLNGLWDMKFMHVYENLTNELIRKDIITLETTD